From Bacteroidales bacterium, a single genomic window includes:
- a CDS encoding pentapeptide repeat-containing protein, giving the protein MNKTFYEDKIFRDIDYSSQDLKRAEYENCSFSNCIFSNANLSEVSFAECSFENCNFSNVKIQNTAFKDVRFKDCKLIGLHFENCNPFLFAVHFQDCQLNLSSFYQCKLKNTLFKNCSLQEVDFVEANLNGSTFDNCDLSMASFENTNLEKVDFRTSFNYSFNPEINRIKKAKFSRIEVIGLLNKYDIIIE; this is encoded by the coding sequence ATGAATAAAACATTTTACGAGGACAAAATATTTCGGGATATTGATTATTCTAGTCAAGACCTAAAAAGGGCTGAATATGAGAATTGCAGTTTTAGCAATTGTATTTTTTCCAATGCCAACTTATCAGAGGTGAGCTTTGCAGAATGCAGCTTTGAGAATTGTAATTTTAGTAATGTAAAAATTCAGAATACCGCATTTAAAGATGTGCGTTTTAAAGATTGCAAGCTTATAGGTTTACATTTTGAAAATTGCAATCCATTCTTGTTTGCTGTCCATTTTCAAGACTGTCAACTGAATTTGTCGTCCTTTTATCAGTGTAAGCTAAAAAATACCTTGTTTAAAAACTGTAGTTTACAAGAAGTGGATTTTGTAGAGGCTAATTTAAACGGCTCAACATTTGATAATTGCGATTTATCTATGGCAAGTTTTGAAAACACCAATTTAGAAAAAGTCGATTTCCGAACCTCTTTTAACTATTCTTTTAATCCCGAAATTAATCGAATTAAAAAAGCCAAATTTTCCAGAATAGAAGTTATTGGTTTATTAAATAAGTACGATATAATAATTGAATAA